In Oligoflexia bacterium, a single genomic region encodes these proteins:
- a CDS encoding TIGR02266 family protein, which yields MSEDSFASRRQSQRVKVEIDVDLGAYGEYFLSKLDNVSTGGAFVKTRKLQDVGSEVKLRFKLPGDDQLIEAEGIVIWTYNQAGPIDGNSSGMGIQFTEILQSDRDRIKTFVAQHTNP from the coding sequence ATGTCAGAAGATTCTTTTGCAAGTCGTCGCCAGAGTCAACGGGTTAAAGTTGAAATTGATGTTGATTTGGGTGCCTATGGAGAATATTTTTTAAGTAAGCTGGATAACGTCTCTACCGGTGGTGCTTTTGTTAAAACGCGCAAACTACAAGATGTGGGTTCAGAAGTTAAACTTAGATTCAAGCTTCCCGGTGATGATCAATTGATTGAAGCTGAAGGTATTGTTATCTGGACTTACAATCAAGCTGGCCCTATTGATGGCAACTCCTCGGGCATGGGCATTCAATTTACTGAAATTCTACAATCTGACCGTGACCGTATTAAGACTTTTGTGGCTCAACACACAAACCCGTAA
- the trxB gene encoding thioredoxin-disulfide reductase, with protein sequence MCTRNTMQETANAKEKVIIIGSGPAGLTAAIYTSRALLKPLMFEGYQAGGQLMTTTDVENFPGFPEGVMGPEMMQMFRKQAERFGTRLETKDVTKVDLSSKPYKIWVGQNEYETDSVIIATGATAKLLGLEAEKTMMGRGVSTCATCDGAFYKDKEVAVVGGGDSALEEAMFLTRFANKVTVIHRREELRASQIMQERAKANKKIEWLWNTVVDDIVGDNSGVTGLKLSNINNADEKTELNVQGVFIAIGHKPMTKLFEGQLELSKNGYILTQEGSKTSKEGVFACGDVQDEVYRQAITAAASGCMAAIDCERYLETLEE encoded by the coding sequence ATGTGTACTAGAAATACCATGCAAGAAACAGCCAACGCAAAAGAAAAAGTTATTATCATTGGGTCTGGACCGGCGGGTTTAACGGCGGCCATTTATACATCAAGAGCATTGCTAAAACCATTGATGTTTGAAGGTTATCAAGCAGGCGGTCAGTTGATGACCACCACAGATGTAGAAAATTTTCCAGGCTTTCCTGAAGGGGTCATGGGACCAGAGATGATGCAGATGTTTCGTAAACAAGCTGAGCGTTTTGGGACACGTCTTGAGACTAAGGATGTAACCAAAGTCGATCTTTCAAGCAAACCCTATAAAATTTGGGTAGGACAAAATGAATATGAAACCGATAGCGTTATTATTGCTACCGGTGCAACTGCAAAACTCTTAGGTTTAGAGGCTGAAAAAACCATGATGGGCAGAGGTGTTTCTACTTGTGCAACTTGTGATGGTGCGTTTTATAAAGACAAAGAAGTGGCTGTCGTTGGTGGGGGTGACTCAGCTTTGGAAGAAGCCATGTTTTTAACCCGTTTTGCCAATAAAGTAACCGTGATTCATAGAAGAGAAGAGCTTAGAGCATCACAAATCATGCAGGAAAGAGCCAAAGCCAATAAAAAAATTGAATGGTTATGGAATACCGTGGTGGATGATATTGTTGGAGATAACTCTGGAGTAACAGGTTTAAAGTTATCCAATATTAATAATGCGGATGAAAAAACAGAGCTTAATGTACAGGGTGTTTTTATTGCTATTGGCCATAAACCCATGACTAAATTATTTGAGGGGCAATTAGAACTTAGTAAAAATGGTTACATTCTTACGCAAGAAGGCAGTAAAACCAGCAAAGAAGGGGTGTTTGCTTGTGGAGATGTTCAAGATGAGGTTTACAGACAAGCCATCACTGCCGCGGCCTCTGGCTGTATGGCTGCTATTGACTGCGAGCGCTACTTGGAAACCTTGGAAGAGTAA
- a CDS encoding gamma-glutamyl-gamma-aminobutyrate hydrolase family protein (Members of this family of hydrolases with an active site Cys residue belong to MEROPS family C26.), protein MKKKPIIGIGPHYLTNPKRKKVIGCYENYIRCLEMAGASTLIFTADMDHIDYHLSLVDGIMLTGGDDIHPSYYHEKKLPKIKFELSPNERSDYDIALLKKALKQDIPFLGICLGCQTLNVVQGGNLYQDMPSQLEKVNDHKKGQHWIDLEKKTLLHSILKKDRVKVNSNHHQAVKQPGQDLIISARALDGTVEAIESTKHSFALGIQWHPEELLKTDVSKSIFTAFVKACK, encoded by the coding sequence ATGAAAAAGAAACCCATTATTGGCATTGGCCCACATTACTTAACCAACCCAAAAAGAAAAAAAGTGATTGGTTGTTATGAAAATTATATTCGTTGCCTTGAGATGGCTGGTGCTAGTACACTGATCTTTACTGCAGACATGGATCATATTGATTATCATTTAAGCTTGGTGGATGGCATCATGCTCACCGGCGGAGATGACATACATCCCAGCTATTACCATGAGAAAAAACTCCCAAAAATTAAATTTGAGCTCTCACCTAATGAACGCAGTGACTATGATATTGCTTTACTTAAAAAAGCTTTAAAACAAGATATACCTTTTTTAGGTATTTGCCTTGGTTGCCAAACGCTTAATGTTGTTCAAGGAGGCAATTTATATCAAGACATGCCGTCACAACTGGAAAAAGTGAATGACCACAAAAAAGGTCAACATTGGATTGATTTAGAGAAAAAAACTTTACTTCATTCCATCTTAAAAAAAGATCGGGTCAAAGTAAACTCTAATCATCATCAAGCAGTAAAACAACCCGGTCAAGATCTTATTATCAGCGCTAGAGCTTTGGATGGAACAGTAGAAGCCATTGAATCCACCAAACATTCTTTTGCATTGGGCATTCAATGGCATCCAGAAGAGTTGTTAAAAACAGATGTAAGTAAAAGTATTTTTACTGCATTTGTGAAAGCTTGTAAATAA
- a CDS encoding glycerophosphodiester phosphodiesterase family protein, giving the protein MNHLIAHRGASYQAPENTLAAFKLAIDKGFDFIECDIQFSKDHQPYLFHDDRLNRTSNGDGLFKDHLAADIEKLDAGSWKSNQYKNEKVPDLESVARFLKSHPHCQMNWEFKKDQRYFSNDYLKAIAEMVSRHQLQKRLVFSSFDHELIALFYDQYPDFRYAGLVDNNFVLSFYQNANFTVEALHMSHEYFLDIFSQDKQAKDFPEIRIYTVNDSALLEQCKALGAQRFFTDKLEN; this is encoded by the coding sequence ATGAACCATTTAATTGCCCATAGAGGAGCTTCTTATCAAGCGCCAGAAAATACTTTGGCGGCATTCAAATTGGCGATTGATAAAGGTTTTGATTTTATCGAGTGTGATATTCAGTTTAGCAAAGATCATCAACCGTATCTGTTTCATGATGATCGATTAAATAGGACAAGCAATGGCGATGGTTTGTTTAAAGATCACTTGGCTGCGGATATTGAAAAACTTGATGCTGGCAGTTGGAAAAGCAATCAGTATAAAAATGAGAAAGTGCCTGATTTAGAGAGTGTTGCCCGTTTTCTTAAAAGTCATCCTCACTGCCAAATGAATTGGGAATTTAAAAAAGATCAACGGTACTTTTCCAATGATTATTTAAAGGCTATTGCCGAAATGGTTTCGCGGCATCAATTGCAAAAACGTTTGGTTTTTTCTTCTTTTGATCATGAGTTGATTGCTTTGTTTTATGATCAGTATCCAGACTTTCGTTATGCAGGTCTGGTGGATAACAATTTTGTTTTATCTTTTTATCAAAATGCAAATTTTACCGTGGAAGCCTTGCATATGTCGCATGAGTATTTTTTAGATATTTTTTCACAAGACAAGCAAGCAAAAGATTTTCCTGAAATTCGTATTTATACCGTAAACGATAGTGCGCTACTTGAACA
- a CDS encoding NUDIX domain-containing protein, whose protein sequence is MGVKVNQSKGLKPVQVVAAVIYNQDNQILIAKRKDGQQNWEFPGGKIELEENHQQALMRELKEELGIEIIEINRLLDTYTYTYPNKSVQLFFYQCYLNSPYALQKNVHAELKWISMNDIKTFNFLSGNKRLVTGLCVEPQKS, encoded by the coding sequence ATGGGTGTTAAAGTCAATCAAAGTAAAGGTTTAAAGCCTGTGCAAGTCGTGGCAGCTGTGATTTACAATCAGGATAATCAAATCCTGATTGCAAAAAGAAAAGATGGTCAGCAGAATTGGGAATTTCCTGGGGGAAAAATAGAGTTAGAGGAAAATCATCAGCAAGCCTTGATGAGAGAATTAAAGGAAGAGTTGGGGATTGAGATTATTGAAATCAATAGGCTACTTGATACATACACATACACCTACCCAAATAAGAGCGTACAATTATTTTTCTATCAATGTTATTTAAACTCACCGTATGCCTTACAAAAAAATGTACATGCTGAGCTCAAGTGGATTTCAATGAATGATATAAAAACATTTAATTTTTTATCAGGTAATAAAAGACTTGTTACGGGTTTGTGTGTTGAGCCACAAAAGTCTTAA
- a CDS encoding cupin — translation MKNSIKKFPLHLGLDAKIFSEPMFTGFDWYESYGKRHANDGKEGRLVSLHTFEESWDAWEQHPEGDEVVLCLEGRLTLIQEISPETYKEITLEPYEYVINPKGVWHTADTQSKTTALFITAGLGTQHKPRTKNSSTL, via the coding sequence ATGAAAAACAGTATTAAAAAATTTCCACTGCATTTAGGCTTAGACGCAAAAATCTTCTCTGAACCAATGTTTACCGGGTTTGATTGGTATGAAAGCTATGGTAAACGACATGCCAATGATGGTAAAGAAGGTCGTTTGGTATCCCTACATACTTTTGAAGAGTCTTGGGATGCCTGGGAGCAACATCCTGAAGGAGATGAAGTGGTTTTATGTCTTGAAGGTCGTTTAACCCTTATTCAAGAGATAAGTCCAGAAACCTACAAAGAAATTACTTTAGAACCTTATGAGTATGTCATTAATCCCAAGGGAGTTTGGCATACTGCCGATACTCAAAGCAAGACTACAGCTTTGTTTATAACTGCAGGCTTAGGTACTCAGCATAAACCCAGAACAAAAAATTCATCCACACTTTAG